In a genomic window of bacterium:
- a CDS encoding c-type cytochrome, with protein MVSTRTLRHAAPAAALLALLAATSSTRAAEPDETPARAMYLRYCAACHGPAGKGDGIAGSLMQPKPPDITGIAKANGGEFPFQRIAAYIDGTSSVRAHGDSAMPVWGETFRQQPGWEMSRRVEVQGKVLLITDYVRSLQTPAAAP; from the coding sequence ATGGTTTCGACGCGCACGCTCCGTCACGCCGCTCCCGCCGCCGCGCTGCTCGCGCTGCTCGCGGCCACATCGTCCACCCGCGCCGCCGAGCCCGACGAAACGCCGGCCCGCGCCATGTACCTGCGCTACTGCGCCGCCTGCCACGGTCCCGCCGGCAAAGGCGACGGCATCGCCGGCAGCCTGATGCAGCCGAAGCCGCCGGATATCACCGGGATCGCCAAGGCGAACGGCGGCGAGTTCCCGTTCCAGCGGATCGCGGCGTACATCGACGGCACCTCGAGCGTCCGCGCCCACGGCGACTCGGCGATGCCGGTCTGGGGCGAGACCTTCCGCCAGCAGCCGGGCTGGGAGATGAGCCGCCGCGTCGAGGTGCAGGGAAAGGTCCTGCTCATCACCGACTACGTGCGCTCGCTGCAGACACCCGCCGCCGCGCCGTGA
- a CDS encoding CBS domain-containing protein, which translates to MRIEPWMKHPVVSVKPHDSAAHARTVMARHRINQLPVVTDGRLVGIVTDRDLRDAFPSVFELAAGGGPSADPETIPVEDLMATTVVTLPPDAQVADAARIMRRERIGAMPIVAGGRLVGMLTRSDVLDAFVELSRPGTPTG; encoded by the coding sequence ATGCGAATCGAACCCTGGATGAAGCACCCGGTCGTCAGCGTGAAGCCGCACGATTCCGCCGCGCATGCCCGCACCGTCATGGCTCGGCACCGCATCAACCAGCTGCCGGTGGTGACCGACGGCCGCCTGGTCGGCATCGTGACCGATCGCGACCTGCGCGACGCCTTTCCGTCCGTCTTCGAGCTCGCGGCGGGCGGCGGGCCGAGCGCCGACCCGGAGACGATCCCGGTGGAAGACCTGATGGCGACCACGGTCGTCACGCTCCCGCCCGACGCTCAGGTTGCCGACGCCGCCCGGATCATGCGCCGCGAGCGCATCGGCGCGATGCCCATCGTCGCCGGGGGGCGCCTGGTCGGCATGCTGACCCGCAGCGACGTGCTCGACGCCTTCGTGGAGCTGAGCCGGCCCGGGACGCCGACCGGATGA
- a CDS encoding antibiotic biosynthesis monooxygenase, with protein MIRVLIERRVRRGRGPAYEHLQRELRFEALREHGYLTGETWRDLDDPDHYVVISTWRHRADWEGWVAAPARQAVLERLSSLVESERITLYEHV; from the coding sequence ATGATCCGCGTGCTGATCGAACGGCGTGTCCGGCGGGGCCGGGGACCGGCCTACGAGCATCTCCAGCGCGAGCTGCGCTTCGAGGCCCTGCGGGAGCACGGCTATCTCACCGGCGAGACCTGGCGGGACCTCGACGATCCCGACCACTACGTCGTGATCTCGACCTGGCGCCACCGCGCGGACTGGGAGGGGTGGGTGGCGGCGCCGGCGCGGCAGGCGGTGCTCGAGCGGCTGTCGTCGCTGGTCGAGTCGGAGCGCATCACGCTCTACGAGCACGTCTGA
- a CDS encoding Hsp20/alpha crystallin family protein yields the protein MRALTTWRPFPMLGRRDDLFEDFLRDTFRFGEAGAGLLEPAAEIAESHGEITVKLEVPGVDKKDLHVSVTDDAITVRGETRKEREETKRSFYRQEIRYGAFQRSMPLPAEVDADKAAATLENGMLTITIPKMAAGKAKHLDIPVA from the coding sequence ATGAGAGCCCTCACGACCTGGCGCCCGTTCCCCATGCTGGGGCGGCGCGACGACCTGTTCGAGGATTTCTTGCGCGACACGTTCCGCTTCGGCGAGGCCGGGGCGGGGCTGCTCGAGCCGGCGGCGGAGATCGCCGAGTCGCACGGTGAGATCACGGTCAAGCTGGAGGTTCCCGGCGTCGACAAGAAGGACCTCCACGTCTCGGTCACCGACGACGCGATCACCGTGCGCGGCGAGACCCGCAAGGAGCGCGAGGAGACGAAGCGGAGCTTCTATCGCCAGGAGATCCGCTACGGCGCCTTCCAGCGCTCGATGCCCCTGCCGGCCGAGGTCGACGCCGACAAGGCGGCGGCGACGCTCGAGAACGGCATGCTCACCATCACCATCCCGAAGATGGCGGCGGGCAAGGCGAAGCATCTGGACATCCCGGTCGCCTGA
- a CDS encoding CBS domain-containing protein yields the protein MMKVEQLMQRPVHTCRADDTINHAVQIMWEQDCGCIPVVDEERHPIGMITDRDACMAAYTQGRTLSSLPVGAAMARHVHACRTGDTLAEAERIMRLAQVRRLPVVDAANVLVGILSLNDLAQEVRREAGAARHELGCEEVADTLGAVCAPRRAHQLATAA from the coding sequence ATGATGAAAGTCGAGCAGCTGATGCAGCGCCCGGTGCACACGTGCCGAGCGGACGACACCATCAACCATGCGGTGCAGATCATGTGGGAGCAGGACTGCGGCTGCATTCCCGTGGTCGACGAGGAGCGGCATCCGATCGGCATGATCACCGACCGGGATGCCTGCATGGCCGCCTACACGCAGGGCCGGACGCTGTCGTCTCTGCCGGTCGGCGCGGCCATGGCGCGCCACGTACACGCCTGTCGGACGGGCGACACGTTGGCCGAGGCGGAGCGGATCATGCGCCTGGCGCAGGTGCGACGTCTCCCGGTCGTGGACGCGGCGAACGTGCTCGTCGGCATCCTGTCGCTGAACGATCTCGCGCAGGAGGTGCGGCGCGAAGCGGGCGCCGCACGGCACGAGCTCGGCTGCGAAGAGGTGGCCGACACGCTCGGAGCGGTGTGCGCGCCGCGGCGTGCGCACCAGCTGGCGACGGCGGCCTGA
- a CDS encoding c-type cytochrome — MSRIPGTAAVALIALFVTATVAAEPDGSAVFQRHCATCHGASGRTDTPHARALKVRPLADDPTLAGMDVVAIVEAIRSNPKHQGIGALTDLDAARLTAAAEYVRTLARGR, encoded by the coding sequence GTGAGTCGAATCCCCGGAACCGCCGCAGTCGCCCTGATCGCGCTCTTCGTCACCGCCACCGTTGCCGCCGAGCCGGACGGGTCCGCGGTCTTCCAGCGCCACTGCGCGACCTGTCACGGAGCGTCCGGCCGCACCGACACGCCCCATGCCCGCGCGCTCAAGGTCCGACCGCTGGCCGACGATCCGACGCTCGCCGGCATGGATGTCGTCGCGATCGTGGAGGCCATCCGCTCGAACCCGAAGCACCAGGGCATCGGCGCGCTCACCGACCTCGACGCCGCACGGCTCACGGCAGCGGCGGAATACGTGCGCACGCTCGCCCGCGGCCGCTGA
- a CDS encoding DUF2267 domain-containing protein, translated as MDDRSFFAEIRRRLGCDEHRAEAITLVVFQELRDCLPEKEAADVAAQLPQPLKNLWFEPGREGKPIEKTHRPELVARVRARVPLHNDAETERAIRAVFGALQHLLRSSRGLEGEAWDVFSVLPKDLKTLWVDARGAGEPPCL; from the coding sequence ATGGACGACCGGAGCTTCTTTGCCGAGATACGGCGCCGGCTCGGGTGCGACGAACACCGCGCGGAGGCGATCACGCTCGTGGTGTTCCAGGAGCTGCGCGACTGCCTGCCCGAGAAGGAGGCGGCGGACGTCGCCGCGCAGCTGCCGCAGCCGCTCAAGAACCTGTGGTTCGAGCCCGGACGGGAAGGCAAGCCGATCGAGAAGACGCACCGCCCGGAGCTCGTCGCGCGGGTGCGTGCGCGCGTGCCGCTGCACAACGACGCCGAGACCGAGCGCGCGATCCGGGCGGTGTTCGGGGCGCTCCAGCACCTCCTGCGTAGCTCGCGCGGGCTCGAGGGGGAGGCGTGGGACGTGTTCAGCGTCTTGCCGAAGGATCTGAAGACGCTGTGGGTCGACGCCCGCGGCGCAGGAGAGCCGCCATGCCTGTGA
- a CDS encoding helix-turn-helix domain-containing protein yields MLDLPGVVLLDAVEADGCVPCDVWTARVVPNMTDLATAAALARVTCRERLDAAAIRFLRAQLGLGIAELAEAIGTRPEYLARWEAAMIPMSESAERLLRVLVARRVQAMHPHIPVRAITPFAAATVPLDPPPPRTASIALRLDATARRWIHDAADRLAPARRTLGSLRST; encoded by the coding sequence GTGCTCGACCTGCCCGGCGTCGTACTGCTCGACGCCGTCGAGGCCGACGGCTGCGTGCCGTGCGACGTCTGGACGGCGCGGGTGGTGCCGAACATGACGGACCTCGCCACCGCTGCGGCCCTCGCCCGGGTGACGTGTCGCGAGCGGCTCGACGCGGCCGCGATCCGCTTCCTGCGCGCCCAGCTCGGCCTCGGCATCGCCGAGCTCGCCGAGGCCATCGGTACGCGGCCCGAGTATCTCGCGCGGTGGGAGGCCGCGATGATCCCGATGTCCGAGTCCGCCGAGCGATTGCTGCGGGTGTTGGTGGCGCGACGGGTCCAGGCGATGCATCCCCACATCCCCGTCCGCGCGATCACGCCGTTCGCCGCCGCCACGGTTCCCCTCGATCCACCGCCGCCACGGACGGCGTCGATCGCGCTCCGGCTCGACGCGACGGCACGCCGCTGGATCCATGACGCGGCCGACCGTCTCGCGCCGGCCCGCCGCACGCTCGGAAGCCTCCGCTCGACCTGA
- a CDS encoding IS4 family transposase, protein MAAGAEITLLGAGERPASFEQFSAALDPQWIADALAATGTASVRRRKLPAEHVVWLVIGLGLFRDRNIAQVVHHLDLVLPTPGGARQPISNGAIVQARDQLGAAPLAALFTQTATAWAHGAAAADRWHGLAVYGLDGTTLRVADTPENVAHFGRPASRHGEGAGYPQLRLVTLLALRARLLAAAAFGPYTTSELALATPIWATLPEHAVVVLDRGFYGYALFHALALPDRDQHWVIRAREGQGALTQTVVERFGAGDHLVELQPSRATRDKHPDLPPTLRVRAVRVRRRGVRPYWVLTSLLNPATHPAAAVAALYHERWELELAFDELKTHTCERVEALRSKAPGRVAQELWGLLLAYNLVRLVMSRAAPRADVPPGRLSYRYALLAVRAFWQAAWDISPGTLPRRLDALLDELTAFVIPERRPRHYPRAVKIKMSNYPRNRPQRRRSRAK, encoded by the coding sequence ATGGCGGCAGGCGCGGAGATCACGCTGCTGGGGGCGGGTGAGCGGCCCGCGAGCTTCGAGCAGTTCAGCGCGGCGCTCGATCCGCAGTGGATCGCCGACGCGCTGGCCGCGACCGGGACAGCCTCTGTACGCCGCCGGAAGTTGCCGGCCGAGCACGTGGTCTGGCTCGTGATCGGCCTGGGCCTGTTCCGCGATCGCAACATCGCGCAGGTCGTGCACCATCTGGATCTCGTGCTGCCCACGCCCGGCGGCGCACGGCAACCGATCAGCAATGGCGCCATCGTCCAAGCGCGCGACCAGCTCGGCGCGGCGCCGCTCGCCGCCTTGTTCACGCAGACGGCGACCGCGTGGGCGCACGGCGCGGCCGCCGCGGATCGGTGGCACGGGCTCGCCGTCTACGGGCTCGACGGCACCACCCTGCGCGTCGCCGACACGCCGGAGAACGTCGCGCACTTCGGACGGCCGGCGAGTCGGCACGGCGAGGGGGCGGGATACCCGCAGCTGCGCCTGGTGACTCTGCTCGCCCTGCGCGCTCGCCTGCTCGCGGCCGCCGCCTTCGGCCCCTACACGACGAGTGAGCTCGCCCTCGCGACGCCCATCTGGGCGACGCTGCCCGAGCATGCCGTCGTCGTGCTCGACCGCGGCTTCTACGGCTACGCGCTCTTTCACGCCCTCGCCCTGCCGGACCGCGACCAGCACTGGGTCATCCGCGCCCGCGAGGGCCAGGGCGCGCTCACGCAGACCGTGGTCGAGCGCTTCGGTGCCGGCGATCACCTCGTGGAGCTGCAACCGAGTCGCGCCACCCGCGACAAGCATCCCGACTTGCCGCCCACATTGCGCGTGCGGGCCGTCCGGGTGCGGCGCCGGGGCGTCCGCCCCTACTGGGTCCTCACCTCGTTGCTCAATCCGGCGACGCACCCCGCCGCGGCGGTCGCCGCGCTGTATCACGAGCGCTGGGAACTCGAGCTCGCCTTCGATGAGCTCAAAACCCACACCTGCGAGCGCGTCGAAGCGCTGCGCAGCAAAGCCCCCGGCCGCGTCGCACAGGAACTCTGGGGGCTCTTGCTCGCCTACAACCTCGTCCGCCTCGTCATGAGCCGCGCCGCCCCCCGCGCCGACGTCCCACCGGGCCGCCTGAGCTACCGCTACGCGCTCCTGGCCGTGCGGGCTTTCTGGCAGGCCGCCTGGGACATCTCGCCGGGGACGCTACCGCGCCGCCTCGACGCCCTGCTCGACGAACTCACCGCCTTCGTCATTCCCGAGCGGCGGCCGCGCCACTACCCGCGGGCCGTCAAGATCAAGATGAGCAACTATCCACGTAACCGCCCGCAGCGTCGGAGGTCTCGTGCAAAGTGA
- a CDS encoding IS5 family transposase — MRGERRQQVSMLTWLSPERMVPRDHPVRRVKALADAELVRLSPVCDALSAPRGRPSIPPEALLKAQLLIALYRVRSERQFCEQLQDNLQFRYFLDLGLDERPFDATVFAKKKARLLAADVARRFFEGVVAQARAAQLLSSEHFTVDGTHIEAWASLKSFRPKAERPEDRPPPDDPGNPTVNWHGERWSNATHASPTDPAAKLARKGAAHAAKLSYSAHVLMENRHGLCVDLSVAAATGEVEWEEALRLVRRQQAAGQRVRTLGADQAYDGRRFVEPRRAAGVTPHGAQQITRHRGSHGDGRATRHPGYAISQRKRKLVEEIFGWWKAGGGMWCPPRFRTGQATNCSRYAFGVR; from the coding sequence ATGCGGGGCGAGCGGCGCCAGCAGGTCTCGATGCTCACGTGGCTGAGCCCGGAGCGGATGGTGCCGCGTGACCATCCGGTCCGGCGGGTGAAGGCGCTGGCCGATGCCGAGCTCGTGCGGCTCTCGCCGGTGTGCGACGCACTGTCCGCGCCGCGCGGCCGGCCCTCGATTCCGCCCGAGGCGCTCCTCAAGGCGCAGCTGTTGATCGCACTCTACCGTGTGCGCAGCGAGCGGCAGTTCTGCGAGCAGCTCCAGGACAATCTGCAGTTCCGCTACTTCCTTGATCTGGGGCTGGACGAGCGGCCCTTCGACGCGACGGTCTTCGCCAAGAAGAAGGCCCGGCTGTTGGCCGCCGACGTGGCGCGGCGCTTCTTCGAGGGCGTCGTGGCGCAGGCGCGGGCGGCCCAGCTGCTCTCGAGCGAGCACTTCACCGTGGACGGCACGCACATCGAGGCCTGGGCGTCGCTCAAGAGTTTCCGGCCGAAGGCCGAGCGGCCCGAGGATCGGCCGCCGCCGGACGATCCGGGCAATCCGACGGTCAACTGGCACGGCGAGCGGTGGAGCAACGCGACGCATGCGTCGCCGACCGACCCCGCGGCGAAGCTGGCGCGCAAAGGCGCGGCCCACGCGGCGAAGCTCAGCTACTCCGCGCACGTGCTGATGGAGAATCGCCACGGGCTGTGCGTCGATCTCAGCGTGGCCGCGGCCACGGGCGAGGTGGAGTGGGAGGAAGCGCTGCGGCTGGTGCGGCGGCAACAGGCGGCGGGCCAGCGGGTGCGAACGCTCGGCGCGGACCAGGCCTACGACGGGCGCCGCTTCGTGGAGCCGCGGCGCGCGGCGGGGGTGACGCCACACGGGGCGCAGCAGATCACGCGGCATCGCGGCTCCCACGGGGACGGCCGCGCCACGCGGCATCCGGGGTACGCCATCAGCCAACGGAAGCGGAAGCTCGTCGAAGAGATCTTCGGCTGGTGGAAGGCGGGGGGGGGGATGTGGTGTCCCCCTCGGTTTCGTACAGGTCAGGCCACTAACTGCTCGCGATACGCCTTCGGCGTGCGGTAG
- a CDS encoding transposase family protein: MVRRAAVDLLLSAAGAARVASAGRGRRAGGADPGHHRRRAGRRLAHDHGADPSGDRPAGEPQEDAPHPEAERLAGLVCGRDGWCHLTAIIDCYDRTIVGWRLATSGIAGGAAAALEEALRARRIDAASPPLVLRSDNGVVFGAKAFVAVARRYGLTQEYSTPYTPQPNGLIERFFLTLKQECVWLHRFTSRDHAFTAVADWLDKYARERPHSALGYRTPKAYREQLVA, translated from the coding sequence GTGGTTCGGCGTGCCGCGGTCGACCTTCTCCTATCGGCCGCCGGCGCCGCGCGCGTCGCGTCCGCTGGTCGTGGACGTCGAGCTGGAGGGGCAGATCCGGGCCATCATCGCCGCCGAGCCGGCCGCCGGCTTGCGCATGATCACGGCGCGGATCCGTCGGGCGACCGCCCAGCCGGTGAACCGCAAGAAGATGCACCGCATCCTGAAGCTGAACGGCTGGCAGGTCTCGTTTGCGGCCGCGACGGCTGGTGCCACCTGACGGCGATCATCGACTGCTACGACCGCACGATCGTGGGCTGGCGCCTCGCGACGTCCGGGATCGCTGGCGGCGCGGCGGCGGCGCTCGAGGAAGCGCTGCGGGCGCGCCGGATCGACGCGGCCTCGCCGCCGCTTGTCCTGCGGTCGGACAACGGCGTGGTCTTCGGCGCGAAGGCCTTCGTCGCGGTCGCGCGGCGCTACGGCCTCACCCAGGAGTACAGCACGCCCTATACGCCCCAGCCGAACGGGCTCATCGAGCGCTTCTTCCTAACCTTGAAGCAGGAGTGCGTCTGGCTGCACCGCTTCACGAGCCGCGATCACGCCTTCACGGCCGTCGCGGACTGGCTCGACAAGTACGCCCGCGAGCGGCCGCACTCGGCGCTCGGCTACCGCACGCCGAAGGCGTATCGCGAGCAGTTAGTGGCCTGA
- a CDS encoding methyltransferase domain-containing protein, giving the protein MWNVDGDYAFGAVAHGAATVTGLDVVTATPEFLQRNDSLGNRVRFVQGDINDSRVAAVVGPHDVVFCSGVLYHVPHPLLTLERLRSICKAYLILTTATISERRAPQGAVFFPFLDDRGRRFYNYSTPGRAKVGLDREFVPEWGYANYYWGFTPSCAIAMLRLAGFRVLEQFLWRRGACFLCVPADIPEGGIPTPRASSNGTRE; this is encoded by the coding sequence ATGTGGAACGTCGATGGGGACTATGCGTTTGGGGCCGTTGCTCACGGTGCCGCAACGGTCACCGGGCTCGATGTTGTCACCGCCACGCCAGAATTCCTTCAGCGCAACGATTCGCTTGGAAACCGCGTGCGGTTCGTTCAAGGCGATATCAATGATTCCCGAGTGGCCGCTGTGGTAGGCCCACACGACGTGGTGTTCTGTTCGGGAGTCCTCTATCATGTGCCGCACCCGCTGCTGACGCTTGAGCGACTGCGATCAATTTGCAAGGCATATCTGATACTCACAACAGCGACCATCTCGGAGCGACGCGCTCCACAAGGTGCGGTGTTCTTCCCCTTTTTGGATGACCGGGGCCGACGGTTCTACAATTACTCTACGCCCGGTCGCGCGAAGGTCGGATTAGATCGCGAGTTTGTTCCCGAATGGGGATATGCGAATTACTATTGGGGCTTCACGCCCAGCTGCGCCATCGCGATGCTGAGGCTGGCTGGATTTCGCGTGCTGGAGCAGTTCTTGTGGCGCCGAGGAGCCTGCTTTCTCTGCGTTCCGGCCGACATTCCGGAAGGCGGTATCCCCACGCCCCGAGCCAGTTCCAACGGAACTCGCGAGTAA